In the genome of Candidatus Poribacteria bacterium, the window AACACAGAAGGGTCGGCATACAACAACGCTTGTGGAACTTTTTTCTTTTGACTTCGGCGGCGAAGTTGCGGATACACCCGGTATCCGAGAGGTCGGATTGTGGGGTGTTGACACTGAAAATTTAGAATACTATTTCCCGGAGATGGAACCTTATCTCGGTAATTGCAAATATAACGATTGTGCTCACGTCGCGGAACCCGATTGTGCCGTCCAAGATGCAGTTGAAATTGGCGAGATACACGCTGAACGGTATCGGAGCTACGTTGTGTTGCGCACAGGAGATATGACAGAGATCTAAAACGACGAAAAATGTTCACGCGCATAAGCCAACCGTTCTGGCACACCGATATCAATCCAATCTGCATCTGTCTGTAATGCATAAAGATTAGAAACAGACGGAAAAACGTCCCGCTCCAGCGAAAAGACCTCTTGTCCCTTCGGAAAGGTGTTAGCAATACTTTGATTGAAGAGATATATTGCCCCGTTGACATATCCGGGGCGATAGGTAGGTTGTTTCTCGCGGAAGGCTGTAATTTTCCCATTACTGTCTGTTACGATCTCGCCGTACGGACGAATATCGGGAACGTGTACACTCAGCAGCACACCAGTCACTTCTTCACAAAACCGAGCTAACATCTCTCGGAGTGAAAAGTTTGCGAGTAGAATATCGCCGTTCAGCACAAAAAAAGGCGATGTATTAACCTGCTTCATGGCGTTTTGAACTGCGCCGCCAGTGCCGAGTCGCCTCTCCTCTTTGGCATAGTGGATACGCATACCAGCATAAGTTTCACCGACGCGTTCATAAAGCACATCGTGCAGATGTCCGGATGCAAGGACGACCTCGGTAACACCGGCTTCCTTCAACAACTGGATTTGCCACTCCAAAACTGTTTTTCCATTGATTTTTAATAAGATTTTCGGGAGTGTTTTTACGGTCTCACCGAGCCGCGTCGCGAGACCCCCGCATAGAATGATAGCTTGCACTTTTACATGTCCTCAATTAGAGAATACATCCTGATAAAATTATACACAGCACCAATTCACAATTATGGATAGATATTTGGTTTTATGTAGGATACCGATTTTTGATTTTCCATCTATCAATTGTCTTCGTAGCCTTTTTGATATACTTGATTCTATACTTCTTTAAGCACTCATTCAGTTCAGTTTTCAGTTTGAATGAATCAGAAACAATTATAGGTTCATCATTATTTCTACTAAACCTAACATGTTTTATATTTTAACTTTATATCTTAGCACAACATTTTCTAATAGTGGGCACAAGGAAGCTGCTTGCCAGAGCCGGGAAACTAACTGCAACAGCGGACATTCTATTATTTTTGATTCCTATTCCATAAGTCGAAGTGCCTCTATAATCTGAGTTTTAAGGCGTACATCGCCTGACTTTTCCGCGAGTTTCAACGCTGCTTGGAGATCTTGCTTTGCTTCACGCGTGTGACCCAGTATACCCTTCGCAACTCCTCGATTATGGAAGGCTATGGAGAAATCGGGTTTAAGTCGGATTGCATTGTCAAAATCTAAAACAGCAGAGGTATATTGCCCTAGTTGACACTTCACGCTTCCTCGATTGTAGAACAATAAGGCATCGTTGGGTTTGAGTCGGATTACATTGTCATAGTCGGTAATAGCAGCGGCGTATTGTCCGAGTTTATGTCTCAGACCTCCGCGACTGTTGTATGCCTCAGCTAGATCGGGTTTTAGGTGAATAGCTGTGCCATAATCCGCTATAGCAGCACTGTAATCTCCGAGTTTGGTGTTTGCACTCCCTCGATTAGAGTATGCCAAGGCGTACCCAGGTTTAAGTCGGATTGCTGTATCAAAATCTACGATAGCAGCGGTGTATTGCCCAAGATTGGACTTTGCGACTCCCCGATAAAAATATATCTCAACATCGTCAAGTTTTAGTTGGATTGCAGCATCATAATCCACAATAGCAGCGGCGTTCTTTCCAATTTTGCCCTTCATCTGCCCTCGATAATAGTAGACAACGGCAAAGTTGGGTTTTAGGAGAATGGCAGTGTCATAATCCGCAATAGCAGCAATGTATTGTCCAAGTTCACCCTTCAGAAATCCTCGGTTGACATAGGCAGAGACAAAGTTAGGGTCAAGTCGGATTGCCTCGCTCCAATCAGCAATAGCATTAGTATACTGTCCGAGGTGGGACTTTGCTATTCCTCGGTTGTAGTAAGCATAGGTATTCTTTGGGGCAAGTCGAATAGTTTCAGTAAGATCAGCAATAGCACCATTATAGTCCTCCAGCTCTAACTTCATATATCCCCACCTAAAGTAGGTATCGGGAGATATATAGACGTTGTCCTGTCCCAAAGGTTTTGCAGTGCTAGTGTTCTGTCAACTTTCAAATGATGGGAAACCCCAGTTCGTAGTAGTGCGATTTATCGCACGTCAGAAACGGGCAATGAATTGCCCTACTACGAACGACCTGTCAGTTTAGATGTGACAGACTACTAGAATGGGTAAGCAGCGTCTTAACACAGTTTGAGGGAATAAGGATATTAAGGGGTTGGACATCCAACGGATCGCCCGAATTACGGTACCATGATAGCGATACGCCAATAACTTCACCTTTACGGTTTAGCACAGGTCCACCACTGCTTCCGGGAGAAATCGGCGCAGTCATCTGCAAGCGTTCCTTCGTGTCCTTATCTCGGCGGCTGCTAATAATACCATCCGAAAATGTACCTTCCAAACCTTTAGGATTACCTGCAACATAAACCGTCTCACCAATCCGAACGGTATCGCTATCTCCGAGCGAAAGCGGTTTGATACCATACGCTGTTACCTTTAGAATGGCAAGATCGTTCATCTTGTCAGTTGCCGTGGTGCCTTCAATATTGTATGTGGTATGCTTTTCGACTAACTTCGCGGTGCCGCGTGCTGCGCCTTCAATCACGTGGTAGTTGGTAGCAATAAGATTCGGCTTCACAAAAAAGCCGCTGCCTGCTCACGTGAGACTGTCGGAAAATCGTCAAGGAATATATCAAGCGAGTCGCCTGCCACAAGGTGTTGAATGAGGCTCTCAACTGGTACGCGAGTGCCAGCAAAAACTAAGGTGCCGTGCATTACGCGTGGATCTTGGGAGACAATTTGTTCTTTATTCACCACCGGTTTTTCCTATCAGTTTGCCTACTCACAGGCACAATCTAACAGATTATGCTACAAAGGTGAGTTTGTGAACACACAGGCACAGCCTAACAAGAAACCATGCTACAATAACTCACACAATCTAACAGATTATGCTACAAATGGCAACTTAGACTATCTATAGGGTAACATGTTCTTGGGAAAATATCAAGGTGGTTGTTGGCCAACAGGCAATTAAGTGTGGACTTTCATAACTGGGTATGATACAATAAATCGCTAAGAATTTTAACGCAAACTTGGAGAAAAAAAATGAGACGTTTTGGCACCCAAGGCCGCGTGTATCCTGAGCGTCACTACGTTGTCTCGCGTACCGAGGAGATAGCCGACTTTATCGCCCGCATCGAAGAGGGCCGTTACGTCGTTCTTTTCGCCCCACGCCAAACCGGCAAAACCACGTTTTTCCGATTCGCATTAGATACGCTTACCGCTAAATCATCAACCTATTTCCCGATTCAACTGAATTTTGAAATATATAAAAATCTGTCCACGTCCGATTTCTATGAAGCCCTTTACAAAAGGGTTCGTAAGGAAATTGAGCAGGTTTGCCGAAAACGGGGGTACGTGCCTGCTGAGGCACTCACGCGTTTTCTAAATAACACGAAATTCAACAATCACATTTCAATGATGGAATTCTTTGAAGAGTTTGCCGGTTTTCTGGAGTGTCAATATAAGGCCGGGAAGGTCGTCCTCATCATAGACGAATTTGATGGAATTCCTCAAGTGGCTCTAAATGATTTTCTTCATTCGCTTCGTGACATCTACCTTTCTGATGAAAGCCGATGTCCGCACAGCGTCGGCATCGTGGGGGTCAAGAGCATTACACAACTTAACTACGATAGATCTATTTCCCCATTCAATATCCAGGACGAGTTTCACTTGCCCAACTTTACCCACCAACAGGTGCAAGAACTCCTCGCTCAGTATACAGATGAAGTCGGACAAGCCTTCACACCTGAAGTTATTGAAGCCTTCCATAGACAGACAGCGGGCCAACCCTTTTTGGTCAACCGACTTGCACAGATTCTCACAGAGGCGTTGGATATCCCAAAAACTCAGACCATTACAATGGCGCACTTTGTGAAGGCACACACACTGCTCCTTGAAGAAGAAAACGTCAACTTAACACATCTACTGACGAACATCCGAAGGGACCCCCGCTTTGAGAACCTCTTGATGCGAATCGTCTCTTATGAGAGGGGTGTGCAATTCACGCTGCGTAATGAAATTATTAGTGAACTCACCACTTACGGGGTTATCGCAAGAGGGGCAGATGGCTTATGTGAGATCGTCAATCCGATTTATCAGCATTGCATCATACAGGCGTTCCAGCCACTTATTAACGGACTTGAGGGGGACTATTTCTCAGAAAATAGTGACACCGACTTTATAGATTATCTCACCCCTACTGGACTGCTTTTGATGGGACCTCTACTTGATAACTTCAAAGACTTCATAGCCCGCGCCGGTTTCCGTATCCTGCAAGTCCCTGATACCCCACAAGAGTTTATTGGGCAGTATCTGCTTTACACCTATCTGGAGCAATTTATCCGCATCGTAGGCGGTAACATTTACCTTGAAGTGCCAACCGGACGCGGCAGGATGGACCTCATCATTCTGCACAACGGCCGAAAATATATCGTTGAGACAAAGATTTGGGAAGGCGAGCGGCGTTATCAGTCGGGCAAGAAGCAGCTCGCGACGTATCTCAAGTTAGAAAAGGCAGTAGAAGGATTTTACATCATATTTGATCACCGCGTCAATCCTGAACCGCGTGTAGAAACAGAGATACTTGAAGGACTCACAATTCGGAGTTATGTGATTCCGGTGATGCAGGCGCGACCTTCATCGGCTATGTGAACGCCCTTGGGTTGTTGGCTACCACAGTGTTATAAATCCCGCCGAACGCTATGTGTCATTTGGTGTTGATTTAGTACTTTGTAAACGCACCTGACTACCCTTAAACCGTCAACGTAACCGCATCCTGTTTGACAATCTCCTTGATATGCCCATACGGTGCAGATTCCACTAATTCCAAGGTCTCCGGCGACAACCGATCCAAGATAGGCTGTGGGAAACTATGTGCCCCTGAGAACTGTGGGAAATACCGTAAAACGAGAAAGCGGCGATCCCGATCTTTCGGCTTCCATCGCAATACACCGTGTGTTAGTAATTCCGAGATAATCACAATATCCCCTGCCTTCGGGGTGATATTGACGAAAACCGGATCGTCAAGCGGATCAATGCCATCGGCTTCATTCAGCGTCAGCAGTTCTTTCGGACGATCGAACTCGCTTTTATGTGAACCCGGAATCACGATGAGTCCACCGTCACCGGGATAGACATCCGTGAAATAGGGAAAGCAGACGAAGTTGTCGCAGTAGATACGTCCATTGTCAACTTCATAGCGCGTGCTATACCACCCGTAATCATCACGTGCGCAGTGAAGACCTCCCGGATTCACTTTCGCACGTTCGCCAGCTTCCCACAAATCGTGCTTATCGTGCTTCAGCGAACCCCTGCCAAATCGTGGTTGATTATCTGTCAACTCTTTGATAATCGGCCACAGCGCGGCGTGGGAGGTTAAACACTCAAGTGATTTATCAAAAGCGAACCCGTGTTGATGAAGTCCTTGGATTTCAAAGCCCGTTGGCAACTTGTTAGGTGGAGTTGTGATATATCTATCAACGGCTTCAGAAGCCTCCGCTAATGCATCACCGGTGATGACATTTTCTAAGTGAAGGTATCCGGTTACATCAAACAGGTAACGTTGTTTTGGTGTCATATTTTTAACTTTCCTTGCGGTTCGGTCAGGCAAATTGGTAGTCTTCACGTTCCTCTCCGTAGATCCGCTTTCCACTTCGTTTCAAGCTACACCCCATTTTAATCCAAAGAATCGCAAACCGTGCTCCTATAAGTGGCCGCTGACAACTATTTATAATGCCATGTTAAAGTCTGTGCCGGTTACGTTGCCTTTTACATAGGCATCGCGGAAGAGCGTTTGGCGTTTAGGAGGCATCGCCTCAAGCAATGCCTGGGGCGGTTTCGATAAACTCCACCGTTTATCTACTGAATTATAGGCGTTGAAAATCGCCACGCGGTCGGTATCCGAGTTTTGCCACGGTTGTCCGCTATGCGTAATTGCTTCCGTAAAAATAATGACCGACCCAGCCGGACAAGAATAGGTGTCCCAGTACTCCCATTCTTGTGTGTGGGCACCGTCTGGTGCAGTGTACGCCGCCTTGTGGCTGCCCGTAATGAACATCGTGCCACCGTCGCCTCTCTCCACAGGATTAAGCTCCCAGACGACGCGCGTTAAACCGCTATACGCCTGACCGGGTAGACACGCGTACTGATGGCAATCTCCGGGCATCCGCCACAGACCGTTGCCGTTGTGTGGGTGGAATGTAAAAGGCACCTCGTCCGTCGTAGAACGTAACGCCAGAAAACTCATCTCCATACGGAAGCCGTAACATACATCCGAAGCAAGATAAGAAGAAGCCAGGAATTCGTTCCCAAATGCCACTACAACGGGATGGTCTGTCAGTTGTTCCAAGGGACCGCCATAAGTGGAACGGTGGTGTTGCGGAATTGTTTCAGGAGAATGCTTCAACTGGTAACAGAAATCGCGCATCTCCTCAACCTCCGAGTCCGTCAGGACCCCTGGAACCAAGAGCCAACCGTTTTTGTCAAAGAGATATTTCTGCTCTTGGGTTAGCGGAACGACAGGTTTGCCGTCGGCGTTAGTCTGTGTAAGATCATCGGGTGCCGTTGCTAACGGGCTGCCTAAGTCCTTGTTGAATTTCATCACTCCACTCCTCTATAATTCGTGTTTTGTCACGTCGAAGTTGATAGATATAGAAGTCGCGAGCACAGCTCGCTCCTACAAGAAGACGCACGCATTGAGGATCCGTCCCAATGCGCAACTAACGGATACGTCCACCTGCGAAATAGTCTGGATCCTCCCCGAGTTTCTCCAGCAGCGGTGCGGTTAATTTGTCAAGGCTTTCAATTACGTCAGCAGATGGAGAATAGCCAGCAACATGCAAGTTTCGTTCCAATTCACTTACGTTCCGGGTACCGACGAGCATACATGTAATACCGGGTCTCGCCATTGACCACGCAATAGCAAGCCGACTCATCGGAATTCCTTCGGATTCTGCGACCTCTCGGATACCTTCAAGCGTCTCAAACATCTCTTCTTCGGCACCTTCTTCACCGTGCGAAGCCTCGGGACGTTCATCGCGAAAATGGCGAAACCGGGCATGCACTGGAGGTATCTCATCTGCGCTTTTATATTGCCCAGTCAAAATTCCTTGTAACAGGGGCATATATCCTAAAATACCGACATTTTGCTCCTTACAAAATGGTAATACTTTTGGCTCTATCGCTCGTGACAAGAGATTATAGCAGACCTGATTTACGGCAAGAGTCGCGCCTGTGTTAAGAGCGGCTGTGAGTTGATCCACGCCAAAGTTGCTTACACCGATAGCGCGGATAAGTCCATCTTCCTGCAACCGCATCAATTCAGCCATGCTCTCTTCAATAGCGAACTCGTCATGGGGCCAGTGAATCATATAGATGTCAACATAATCCGTTTGCAATCTCTGGAGGCTTCCTTCGCAATGCTCCCGTATCGTAGCTGGATCGGGTCTACTTACCTTCGTGCCAATGATTGCCTCGTGTCGTCTGCCCTTCAGCGCGACAGCGAGTGCCTCTTCACTGCGTCCAGAATTATATCCCTCTGCCGTATCAAAGAAGTTTATACCGGCATCTAACGCGGCGTTTACAACCTCGGTGACATCTGATTGTGCCTGTGGTCCCCAATAGTCACCACCACCGTACGACCAACAACCGATACCCATCACTGAAATCTCAATCCCGGATTTTCCACATGTCCGTTTTTCCATTTCTTAACCTCCATGACGTGTAAATGAGGTAATTATACCTCACTTGAGAGGCGTACAACACAATCTATCCTAATTCTTCACAGAGTTCCGTAATTAATTGAGCATTCTGACCAATCTGGTCCCCGAACTGCTGATACATACCGAGCAATAACGGATCAATCGGCTTAATGTGTTCTAAAGCAAACTTAATCTCTTCGCGAATCTGCTGCGGACTCCCGATTGTTCTACCTGCCGCCAAGACTTTGAAGACGAGACACGGCTTATCCGTCCTCTGTATCGCCTTACACATTTCGTCGCGGTCCTCTCGGGCGTAAATCTCGCCCAAGGCAGCGTAGCCGAATTTCTCCCTAAACTTCTCAGCACCGCCGTGGAGATTATAGAGTCCGGTCATGTAATAGTCTATATCCCACCCTTCATCTTCAGCGATATGCAGGAGTTTGGGGTTATGTACAGATAAACCCACCAAAACTCCGGTATCGCGAATCCGTTTGAGGATGTCTTGTAGGTGATCAAGCCTATTCTCGCGCAAACATCTCTGTCCAACACCACCACCGTGGGGTGCCATACCAAATGGATCGTGTTTCGCTGCTTCAAAGACAGCATCGGGTTCATCATACCAAAGCCCTCCCGGGCTGAGGCAGAACCAGTTTATCGTACCGCCTTCGTTTCGGTAACGCTGCAGATCAGAAAGCGAACGCTCGGTCAAACTATTCTGCCAACCGTTAATCCCCGCTTCCTCTGCGCGTTTGAGCGTTGCGACGACCCGTTCTGGCGTATGGTATTCCTTCTGATGCTGTGAAAGGAGTTGATTGAAGTGAGAATAACCGTAAATTGGATTATCCCCTATCACTAATTTACTGATTTGATGATTACAAAACGAGATTTTTGGTAAGGTTGTCACTGGTTTGCCCTCCAAGTAAAAAACACTTTACAAAACACGCCTAACCGAACAGAAATCCCTCCGAAACGGATGTATCAATTTCACGTACAAGATGCATCGTCAATTCCAACGCTGCGGTGTAGTCATCGATGTTAATAATCGAGACATGGCTATGGATATAACGTGACGGCACACCGAGCACGACGGATGGTACACCTCTGCCGGATTGATGGATCGCGCCACCGTCTGTCCCACCGGACTGACGCACCCCAAGTTGATACGGGATTTCGTGTCGCTTTGCCGTCTCA includes:
- a CDS encoding sugar phosphate nucleotidyltransferase, translating into MQAIILCGGLATRLGETVKTLPKILLKINGKTVLEWQIQLLKEAGVTEVVLASGHLHDVLYERVGETYAGMRIHYAKEERRLGTGGAVQNAMKQVNTSPFFVLNGDILLANFSLREMLARFCEEVTGVLLSVHVPDIRPYGEIVTDSNGKITAFREKQPTYRPGYVNGAIYLFNQSIANTFPKGQEVFSLERDVFPSVSNLYALQTDADWIDIGVPERLAYAREHFSSF
- a CDS encoding tetratricopeptide repeat protein; the encoded protein is MKLELEDYNGAIADLTETIRLAPKNTYAYYNRGIAKSHLGQYTNAIADWSEAIRLDPNFVSAYVNRGFLKGELGQYIAAIADYDTAILLKPNFAVVYYYRGQMKGKIGKNAAAIVDYDAAIQLKLDDVEIYFYRGVAKSNLGQYTAAIVDFDTAIRLKPGYALAYSNRGSANTKLGDYSAAIADYGTAIHLKPDLAEAYNSRGGLRHKLGQYAAAITDYDNVIRLKPNDALLFYNRGSVKCQLGQYTSAVLDFDNAIRLKPDFSIAFHNRGVAKGILGHTREAKQDLQAALKLAEKSGDVRLKTQIIEALRLME
- a CDS encoding serine protease, translated to MKPNLIATNYHVIEGAARGTAKLVEKHTTYNIEGTTATDKMNDLAILKVTAYGIKPLSLGDSDTVRIGETVYVAGNPKGLEGTFSDGIISSRRDKDTKERLQMTAPISPGSSGGPVLNRKGEVIGVSLSWYRNSGDPLDVQPLNILIPSNCVKTLLTHSSSLSHLN
- a CDS encoding DUF433 domain-containing protein, which codes for MVNKEQIVSQDPRVMHGTLVFAGTRVPVESLIQHLVAGDSLDIFLDDFPTVSREQAAAFL
- a CDS encoding AAA-like domain-containing protein, with amino-acid sequence MRRFGTQGRVYPERHYVVSRTEEIADFIARIEEGRYVVLFAPRQTGKTTFFRFALDTLTAKSSTYFPIQLNFEIYKNLSTSDFYEALYKRVRKEIEQVCRKRGYVPAEALTRFLNNTKFNNHISMMEFFEEFAGFLECQYKAGKVVLIIDEFDGIPQVALNDFLHSLRDIYLSDESRCPHSVGIVGVKSITQLNYDRSISPFNIQDEFHLPNFTHQQVQELLAQYTDEVGQAFTPEVIEAFHRQTAGQPFLVNRLAQILTEALDIPKTQTITMAHFVKAHTLLLEEENVNLTHLLTNIRRDPRFENLLMRIVSYERGVQFTLRNEIISELTTYGVIARGADGLCEIVNPIYQHCIIQAFQPLINGLEGDYFSENSDTDFIDYLTPTGLLLMGPLLDNFKDFIARAGFRILQVPDTPQEFIGQYLLYTYLEQFIRIVGGNIYLEVPTGRGRMDLIILHNGRKYIVETKIWEGERRYQSGKKQLATYLKLEKAVEGFYIIFDHRVNPEPRVETEILEGLTIRSYVIPVMQARPSSAM
- a CDS encoding phytanoyl-CoA dioxygenase family protein encodes the protein MTPKQRYLFDVTGYLHLENVITGDALAEASEAVDRYITTPPNKLPTGFEIQGLHQHGFAFDKSLECLTSHAALWPIIKELTDNQPRFGRGSLKHDKHDLWEAGERAKVNPGGLHCARDDYGWYSTRYEVDNGRIYCDNFVCFPYFTDVYPGDGGLIVIPGSHKSEFDRPKELLTLNEADGIDPLDDPVFVNITPKAGDIVIISELLTHGVLRWKPKDRDRRFLVLRYFPQFSGAHSFPQPILDRLSPETLELVESAPYGHIKEIVKQDAVTLTV
- a CDS encoding phytanoyl-CoA dioxygenase family protein; amino-acid sequence: MKFNKDLGSPLATAPDDLTQTNADGKPVVPLTQEQKYLFDKNGWLLVPGVLTDSEVEEMRDFCYQLKHSPETIPQHHRSTYGGPLEQLTDHPVVVAFGNEFLASSYLASDVCYGFRMEMSFLALRSTTDEVPFTFHPHNGNGLWRMPGDCHQYACLPGQAYSGLTRVVWELNPVERGDGGTMFITGSHKAAYTAPDGAHTQEWEYWDTYSCPAGSVIIFTEAITHSGQPWQNSDTDRVAIFNAYNSVDKRWSLSKPPQALLEAMPPKRQTLFRDAYVKGNVTGTDFNMAL
- a CDS encoding aldo/keto reductase, which encodes MEKRTCGKSGIEISVMGIGCWSYGGGDYWGPQAQSDVTEVVNAALDAGINFFDTAEGYNSGRSEEALAVALKGRRHEAIIGTKVSRPDPATIREHCEGSLQRLQTDYVDIYMIHWPHDEFAIEESMAELMRLQEDGLIRAIGVSNFGVDQLTAALNTGATLAVNQVCYNLLSRAIEPKVLPFCKEQNVGILGYMPLLQGILTGQYKSADEIPPVHARFRHFRDERPEASHGEEGAEEEMFETLEGIREVAESEGIPMSRLAIAWSMARPGITCMLVGTRNVSELERNLHVAGYSPSADVIESLDKLTAPLLEKLGEDPDYFAGGRIR